In the Flavobacterium acetivorans genome, one interval contains:
- a CDS encoding class I SAM-dependent methyltransferase, protein MDISNKKHFLTVKDHSVSKEIFELYYDETLDMLITSPQPNENILGKYYESDDYISHTDNKRSLFEKAYHFVKGIALKNKLNLINAQQPTKGKILDIGAGTGDFLSVAQKSGWQTIGVEPSAKAKAIAKNKGVSFVEKTSELENNSFDVITMWHVLEHVPNLDNQIKELKRLLKPNGTLIIAVPNFKSFDAKYYGSFWAAYDVPIHFWHFSKKAIKTLFEKEGMELEKVLPMKFDSFYVSLLSEKYKSGKMNFVKAFFIGLQSNWKAKRNFEYSSHIYVLKNS, encoded by the coding sequence ATGGATATTTCAAACAAAAAGCATTTCTTAACGGTAAAAGATCACTCGGTGTCAAAAGAAATTTTCGAATTGTATTATGACGAAACCTTAGACATGTTAATTACGTCACCACAACCAAATGAAAATATTTTGGGGAAATATTACGAAAGCGATGATTATATTTCCCATACAGATAACAAACGTTCGTTATTTGAAAAAGCCTATCACTTTGTAAAAGGCATCGCGCTAAAAAATAAATTGAATTTAATTAATGCCCAGCAACCGACTAAAGGTAAGATTTTGGATATTGGCGCGGGTACCGGAGATTTTTTATCGGTTGCCCAAAAAAGCGGTTGGCAAACAATAGGAGTGGAGCCTAGTGCTAAAGCCAAAGCGATTGCAAAAAACAAGGGAGTGTCATTTGTAGAAAAAACTTCAGAATTAGAAAATAATTCTTTTGATGTGATTACGATGTGGCATGTTTTGGAACATGTGCCCAATTTGGATAATCAGATAAAAGAATTGAAACGCTTGTTAAAACCAAATGGAACATTGATTATTGCTGTCCCAAATTTTAAATCTTTTGATGCAAAATATTATGGTAGTTTTTGGGCGGCTTACGATGTGCCAATTCATTTTTGGCATTTTTCAAAAAAAGCAATAAAAACACTTTTTGAAAAAGAAGGAATGGAATTAGAAAAAGTACTTCCTATGAAATTTGATTCTTTTTATGTGAGCTTACTTTCCGAAAAGTATAAAAGCGGAAAAATGAATTTCGTTAAGGCCTTTTTTATAGGTTTACAATCCAATTGGAAGGCAAAGAGGAATTTTGAGTATTCATCGCACATTTATGTACTGAAAAATAGTTAA
- a CDS encoding OmpH family outer membrane protein, translated as MKKVLLIIAISISVVACNKTAEVKEVKTAYVDTSVLMKEYTEAKDLEAKYKAQSEEKGRQLEAEINRFKQDAANFQSQAQANGQAWAQQRGAELQKREQQLSYAQQALAQQLQQESGVEMDSLVSGVKKFIKDYGKEKGYAYIYGTGDAATVLYAEDKYDITKEILKGLNDKYKTAAKTDDKKEEKAEVKK; from the coding sequence ATGAAAAAAGTATTATTAATTATCGCAATTTCTATTTCAGTTGTTGCCTGTAACAAAACAGCGGAAGTTAAAGAAGTTAAAACAGCTTATGTAGATACTTCGGTATTAATGAAAGAATACACAGAGGCAAAAGATCTTGAGGCTAAATATAAAGCGCAGTCTGAAGAAAAAGGTAGACAGTTGGAAGCTGAAATTAATCGTTTCAAACAAGATGCAGCTAATTTTCAATCTCAGGCTCAAGCAAACGGTCAAGCGTGGGCACAACAAAGAGGAGCTGAATTACAAAAGAGAGAACAACAATTAAGTTATGCTCAACAAGCTCTAGCGCAACAATTGCAACAAGAAAGTGGTGTTGAAATGGACAGTTTAGTTAGTGGTGTAAAGAAATTTATCAAAGATTACGGTAAAGAAAAAGGTTACGCTTATATTTATGGAACGGGTGATGCTGCCACAGTATTATATGCTGAGGATAAGTATGATATCACAAAAGAAATCCTTAAAGGCTTGAATGATAAGTACAAAACAGCTGCGAAAACTGATGATAAAAAAGAAGAAAAAGCAGAGGTTAAAAAATAA
- a CDS encoding DUF4175 family protein codes for MSHSNFIYQKLEAFIRKFYINELIRGIVFFIGLGLLYFLFTLFIEYFLWLKPMGRTFLFWIFIGVEVFLFLRFILFPIFKLFKLQKGLDYNQASTIIGNHFVEVNDKLTNYLQLANADYHQNSELLMASIEQKANGLQPIPFGNAINFRENRKYFPLAVLPILVFIFFYLSGNNAVISQSLNRVMHFNVAFNPPAPFEFVVLNSDLQTEQNKDFILRIKTVGKIVPDNAMIFIDDESYFLESVSPGEFQFKISKPAVNVSFHLKANSVSSNEFELKVIRVPSIANFEMLLNFPSYLNRKPEVLKGTGNAVIPEGTSVTWKMDTEATQKVDWSNEIAHFPFAKAGNSFTLSKKIVNSTEYQIFTSNNKVEKYEKLNYQLTVVKDQFPSINVSKAPDSLKVASNYVVGQIADDYGLSQLQIVYYENNKPETAKRGTIAIKKAAFDQFVFSFPSNLPVIQGVSYDYFFEVFDNDALHNFKSTKSVVFSNRISTDEENADLVLKQQNDNINGLEKSLKNQNKQISDIDKLQRTGKEKEQFEFKDQQKVNDFIQRQKQQDEMMKEFAKKMKGNLDKFKADQKDELKEALQKRLENADKDLEKNKKLLDELKDLNDKIQNEDLLNKLDKFKQNSKNQTKNLQQLVELTKKYYVEKKAEQLADKLDKLSDKQDKLSNSEKENKVDKQKEINSDFNKIKEELENLDKDNKELKSPLDLPKDPAMEKSIDDDLKNATDELQKENAAKAKPKQKNASKSMKSMSMKMTQSMEANEKEQMEEDVKMLRQILDNLLAFSLSQEDVMGQFKSLKSGSPAFNKYIKQQQNLKQQFKHVDDSLFSMSLRNPKIAEDVIKEIGNVHYNIDKSLESLSDSQIPKGISHQQYSVASANKLGDFLSELLNNMKNSLSGMGKGKPKPGSGSKMQLPDIIKKQEALGDKMKEGMSKSQKPGEGAKTGKSGKQNGEDGEGDAQALMEIFKEQQQLREALEKELNKQGLGSIGQSALDKMKQLEKQLLNKGFNNETIQRIVNIKQELLKLDTAVKEQGEDNKRESFTNKKEFNNQSKGLPDALLDYLNSIEILNRQSLPLRSNFNHKVQEYFNKK; via the coding sequence ATACGAGGAATTGTTTTCTTTATCGGTTTAGGGCTGTTGTATTTCTTGTTTACGCTTTTTATCGAATATTTTCTTTGGTTGAAACCAATGGGAAGAACTTTTCTTTTTTGGATTTTCATTGGGGTAGAAGTTTTTCTTTTTCTTCGATTTATTTTGTTTCCAATATTCAAATTATTCAAACTTCAAAAAGGATTAGATTACAATCAAGCCTCAACAATTATTGGAAATCATTTTGTAGAAGTAAATGATAAATTGACTAATTATCTTCAATTAGCAAATGCAGACTATCATCAAAATTCTGAATTATTGATGGCTTCAATTGAACAAAAAGCGAATGGTTTGCAACCAATTCCTTTTGGCAATGCGATTAATTTTAGGGAAAACAGGAAATATTTTCCTTTAGCGGTGCTTCCTATTTTGGTTTTTATTTTCTTTTATTTATCGGGAAACAATGCTGTGATTTCTCAGAGTTTAAATAGGGTAATGCATTTTAATGTGGCGTTTAATCCTCCGGCGCCTTTTGAATTTGTGGTGTTGAATTCTGATTTGCAAACAGAACAGAACAAAGATTTCATTCTTAGAATTAAAACCGTTGGAAAAATAGTTCCTGATAATGCGATGATATTTATAGATGATGAAAGCTACTTTTTGGAAAGTGTTTCTCCTGGGGAATTTCAGTTTAAAATTTCCAAACCAGCCGTGAATGTTTCTTTTCATTTAAAAGCGAATTCGGTTTCATCTAATGAGTTTGAGTTAAAAGTTATTAGAGTTCCGTCGATTGCTAATTTTGAAATGCTTTTGAATTTCCCTTCTTATCTAAACAGAAAACCAGAAGTTTTAAAAGGAACTGGTAATGCAGTTATTCCAGAAGGAACCAGCGTGACTTGGAAAATGGATACCGAAGCGACTCAAAAAGTAGATTGGTCTAATGAAATTGCTCATTTTCCTTTTGCCAAAGCAGGAAACAGCTTTACTTTATCAAAAAAGATAGTTAATAGTACTGAATATCAAATTTTTACTTCAAATAATAAGGTCGAAAAGTATGAAAAGTTGAATTATCAGCTTACCGTGGTCAAAGATCAGTTTCCCTCGATCAATGTAAGCAAAGCACCGGACAGTTTAAAGGTAGCAAGCAATTATGTTGTGGGTCAAATTGCCGATGATTATGGTTTATCTCAACTTCAGATTGTGTATTATGAAAACAATAAACCTGAGACTGCCAAACGTGGAACAATTGCAATTAAGAAAGCTGCATTCGATCAATTTGTGTTTTCATTTCCTTCAAATCTTCCCGTGATTCAAGGTGTTTCTTATGATTATTTTTTTGAGGTTTTTGACAATGATGCGCTTCATAATTTTAAAAGTACAAAATCGGTTGTATTTTCCAATAGAATTTCTACTGATGAAGAGAATGCTGATTTAGTTTTAAAACAGCAAAATGATAATATTAACGGATTAGAAAAGTCTTTAAAAAATCAAAACAAGCAAATTTCAGATATTGATAAATTGCAAAGAACAGGAAAAGAAAAGGAGCAATTTGAATTTAAAGACCAACAAAAAGTCAATGATTTTATCCAACGCCAAAAACAACAGGATGAGATGATGAAGGAATTTGCAAAAAAAATGAAAGGCAATTTAGATAAATTCAAAGCTGATCAAAAAGATGAATTGAAAGAAGCATTACAGAAACGCCTTGAAAATGCAGATAAGGATTTAGAAAAAAACAAGAAACTTTTAGATGAACTTAAAGATTTAAACGATAAAATTCAGAATGAAGATTTGCTTAATAAGTTAGATAAATTTAAACAAAACAGTAAAAATCAAACTAAGAATTTACAGCAATTGGTTGAGCTTACCAAGAAGTATTATGTAGAAAAGAAAGCGGAACAGCTTGCGGATAAACTGGACAAACTTTCAGATAAGCAGGATAAATTATCTAATTCAGAGAAGGAAAATAAAGTGGATAAACAGAAAGAAATCAATTCAGATTTTAATAAAATTAAAGAGGAGTTAGAGAATTTAGATAAAGACAATAAGGAATTAAAATCACCATTGGATTTGCCTAAAGATCCAGCTATGGAGAAAAGCATTGATGATGATTTAAAGAATGCAACCGATGAACTTCAAAAGGAAAATGCTGCGAAGGCTAAACCAAAACAAAAGAATGCTTCCAAAAGTATGAAGTCTATGTCGATGAAAATGACACAAAGTATGGAAGCGAATGAAAAGGAGCAAATGGAAGAGGACGTTAAAATGTTGAGACAGATTTTAGATAATTTATTAGCCTTTTCTTTATCGCAAGAAGATGTCATGGGTCAATTTAAAAGTCTAAAATCCGGTTCACCTGCATTTAATAAATACATTAAACAACAGCAAAATTTGAAACAGCAGTTCAAACATGTTGATGATAGTTTATTTTCAATGTCTTTGCGTAACCCTAAAATTGCAGAAGATGTGATCAAGGAAATTGGAAACGTGCATTACAATATTGATAAATCACTGGAATCTTTATCCGATTCTCAAATTCCAAAAGGGATTTCTCACCAACAGTATTCGGTTGCTTCTGCTAATAAGCTAGGAGATTTTTTAAGTGAATTGCTTAATAATATGAAAAATTCATTATCAGGAATGGGAAAAGGAAAGCCGAAACCTGGAAGCGGTTCAAAAATGCAATTGCCTGATATCATTAAAAAACAAGAAGCTCTTGGTGATAAGATGAAAGAGGGCATGAGTAAAAGTCAAAAACCGGGGGAGGGTGCTAAAACCGGAAAGTCAGGAAAACAAAATGGAGAAGATGGGGAAGGAGATGCTCAAGCATTAATGGAGATATTTAAAGAGCAGCAGCAATTGAGGGAAGCTTTGGAGAAAGAATTGAATAAACAAGGTTTGGGTTCTATTGGACAAAGTGCTTTGGATAAAATGAAGCAATTAGAAAAACAACTTTTAAATAAAGGTTTTAATAACGAAACGATACAAAGGATTGTTAATATTAAACAAGAATTATTAAAATTGGATACTGCTGTAAAGGAGCAAGGGGAAGATAATAAGCGGGAATCATTTACCAATAAAAAGGAATTTAATAATCAATCTAAAGGCTTACCAGACGCTTTATTAGATTATTTGAATAGCATAGAAATATTAAACAGACAATCATTACCTTTGCGCTCCAATTTTAACCATAAGGTTCAAGAATATTTTAATAAAAAATGA
- the ybeY gene encoding rRNA maturation RNase YbeY, whose amino-acid sequence MINFNYENEFTLENEEAIAKWLSDVIVSENKKEGEINYIFCDDEYLHKINLEYLNHDTLTDIISFDYTIGNELHGDVFVSVERVQDNAIDFNVPFEVELRRVLVHGILHYCGYKDKGEKEELMMRAKEDEKLAMFHVE is encoded by the coding sequence ATGATCAATTTTAATTACGAAAACGAGTTTACTTTAGAGAACGAAGAGGCAATTGCGAAATGGTTATCTGATGTGATTGTATCCGAGAATAAGAAAGAAGGGGAAATAAATTATATTTTTTGCGATGATGAATATCTGCACAAGATTAATTTAGAATACCTGAATCATGATACATTGACGGATATTATCAGTTTTGATTACACAATTGGAAATGAATTACACGGCGATGTTTTTGTTTCTGTTGAACGTGTTCAAGATAATGCTATCGATTTTAATGTTCCTTTCGAGGTCGAATTAAGAAGAGTTTTGGTTCACGGTATCTTGCATTATTGCGGATACAAAGATAAAGGTGAGAAAGAAGAATTGATGATGCGAGCCAAAGAAGATGAAAAACTTGCGATGTTTCACGTGGAATAA
- the mnmG gene encoding tRNA uridine-5-carboxymethylaminomethyl(34) synthesis enzyme MnmG has translation MFQEEYDVIVVGAGHAGSEAAAAAANLGSKTLLVTMSLQNIAQMSCNPAMGGIAKGQIVREIDALGGYSGIVSDRTAIQFKMLNKSKGPAMWSPRVQSDRMRFAEEWRMMLEGTPNLDFYQEMVKGLIIESGKIKGIRTSLGVEIKAKSVVLTNGTFLNGLIHIGEKQFGGGRAGESAAYGITEDLVNAGFEAGRMKTGTPPRVDGRSLDYSKMNEEKGDAKPDKFSYSDLTKPLIHQRSCHMTYTSLQVHDILREGFDRSPMFNGRIKSLGPRYCPSIEDKINRFADKERHQLFVEPEGWNTCEVYVNGFSTSLPEDIQFKALSSVAGFEKVKFFRPGYAIEYDYFPPTQLKHTLETKLVEGLYFAGQINGTTGYEEAASQGLMAGINAHLKVQEKAPLILKRDEAYIGVLIDDLITKGTEEPYRMFTSRAEYRTLLRQDNADFRLTPLSHEIGLASEKRLRRMEHKLNESEKMVAFFKETSISVAEANPVLESKGTALISQGDKMFKVFSRPQIDLEDIMKFEKVKTYVEENDLDQEILEQAEIQVKYSGYIEKERNNADKLTRLEDVKIPADFDYNKIKSMSIEAKQKLSKIRPVTISQASRISGVSPSDVSVLLIYMGR, from the coding sequence ATGTTTCAAGAAGAATATGATGTAATTGTGGTGGGTGCGGGTCATGCGGGTTCTGAAGCTGCGGCTGCGGCGGCCAATTTGGGTTCCAAAACCCTGTTGGTAACAATGAGCTTGCAAAACATTGCACAAATGTCGTGTAATCCTGCGATGGGCGGAATCGCCAAAGGTCAAATCGTTCGTGAAATTGATGCCCTTGGCGGATATTCTGGAATTGTTTCAGACAGAACAGCAATCCAGTTCAAGATGCTGAACAAATCGAAAGGACCTGCAATGTGGTCGCCAAGAGTTCAGAGCGATCGTATGCGTTTTGCTGAAGAATGGAGGATGATGTTGGAAGGAACTCCAAATCTTGATTTTTACCAAGAGATGGTAAAGGGATTGATTATTGAGAGCGGAAAAATAAAAGGAATTCGCACTTCGCTAGGAGTGGAAATAAAAGCGAAATCGGTTGTTTTGACCAATGGGACTTTTTTGAACGGTTTGATTCATATTGGTGAAAAACAGTTTGGAGGAGGAAGAGCTGGCGAAAGTGCCGCTTATGGAATTACCGAAGATTTAGTGAATGCCGGTTTTGAAGCGGGCAGAATGAAAACAGGAACGCCTCCTCGTGTTGACGGACGTTCTTTGGATTATTCTAAAATGAACGAGGAAAAAGGTGATGCGAAACCAGACAAGTTTTCTTATTCGGATTTGACAAAGCCGTTGATTCATCAGAGATCTTGTCACATGACGTACACTTCATTGCAAGTGCATGATATTTTGAGAGAAGGCTTTGATCGTTCGCCGATGTTTAACGGTAGAATAAAAAGTCTTGGTCCTAGATATTGTCCATCGATTGAAGATAAAATTAATCGTTTTGCCGATAAGGAGCGTCACCAATTGTTTGTAGAACCCGAAGGTTGGAATACTTGTGAAGTTTATGTGAATGGTTTTTCGACTTCGCTTCCGGAAGATATTCAATTTAAAGCGTTGAGTTCTGTAGCCGGTTTTGAAAAGGTTAAATTTTTTCGTCCTGGTTACGCAATCGAATATGATTATTTTCCGCCAACACAATTGAAGCATACTTTGGAAACCAAATTAGTGGAAGGTTTGTATTTTGCCGGACAGATAAATGGAACGACAGGTTATGAGGAAGCTGCTTCTCAAGGATTGATGGCTGGAATTAATGCACATTTAAAAGTACAAGAAAAAGCGCCTTTAATTTTAAAAAGAGATGAAGCCTATATTGGAGTTTTGATTGATGACTTAATTACTAAAGGAACCGAAGAGCCATATCGTATGTTTACGTCGCGCGCTGAGTATAGAACTTTATTGCGTCAGGATAATGCTGATTTTAGATTAACGCCTTTGTCACACGAAATTGGTTTGGCTTCTGAAAAGCGTTTGCGTCGAATGGAGCATAAATTGAATGAATCGGAAAAAATGGTTGCTTTTTTCAAAGAGACGAGTATTTCGGTAGCGGAAGCGAATCCTGTTTTAGAGTCTAAAGGTACGGCGTTGATTTCGCAAGGCGATAAAATGTTTAAAGTTTTCTCGCGTCCGCAAATTGATTTGGAAGATATAATGAAATTTGAAAAGGTTAAAACCTATGTTGAGGAAAATGATTTGGATCAGGAGATTTTAGAGCAAGCGGAAATTCAAGTGAAGTATTCCGGTTATATCGAGAAAGAAAGAAATAATGCCGATAAATTGACGCGTTTGGAAGATGTAAAAATTCCTGCTGATTTTGATTATAATAAAATTAAGTCAATGTCCATTGAGGCGAAACAGAAATTGAGCAAGATTCGTCCTGTGACTATTTCTCAGGCTTCACGTATTAGTGGGGTTTCTCCAAGTGATGTTTCGGTTTTGTTGATCTATATGGGGCGTTAA
- a CDS encoding helix-turn-helix domain-containing protein encodes MQTLSEAASYTLQFINQTQRSVFLTGKAGTGKTTLLREIIQTTHKNTVVVAPTGIAALNAGGVTIHSMFQLPFGGFIPSFNVESQFSETVKFESKDTLRRHFKMSGLKKSVIRNMELLIIDEVSMLRADLLDAMDYMMQTVRKKATPFGGVQVLYIGDLLQLPPVIRDEEWRTLKNYYKGKFFFHSHVVQQNPPLYIELSKIFRQTDDKFIAVLNNLRNNQISKEDVEVLNEYVKPDFDLKANKGYITLTTHNAKADAINAQALEDLEGKLTSYKPDIVGDFPEKIFPVDEYLQLKIGAQVMFVKNDLSADKHYFNGKMGVIKSLSSQEILVYFPEEDKMIEVEKYEWQNIRYKLDEMTKEIEEEVLGTFVHYPIKLAWAITVHKSQGLTFDKAALDVSQVFLPGQAYVALSRLRSLNGLVLLSPLRMNGISNDQDVMDYALNKASEELLKNSLHFETKNFIHNYLINSFDWADLAQEWRNHKFSYSDKSETSGKSKNALWATKQMQAIDSLLDPSKKFMQQLNKIFANETVDLIHVSDRIEAALNYFWAPMDELVFEVLWKIEEVKRTKKAKAYYEELSVLEELQTKAVLRLMKAKLLMAVVVSGETISKEKLTSDEIKKYKSRKTEVIATQFKKLNISLIEDDKDVERYTSKKSAPKAPKKSTVEETYDLWLHKNSIEDIARIRKLTTQTVESHLVKLIQSKKIAVSDVMPQDKIEELSEAFKYYKEESLNAMKEQFGEKYTWDELRMFKASLN; translated from the coding sequence ATGCAAACACTATCCGAAGCCGCGTCCTATACCTTACAATTCATCAATCAAACACAGCGTTCTGTTTTTCTTACCGGAAAAGCAGGAACGGGCAAAACCACGCTTTTGCGTGAAATTATCCAAACGACACATAAGAATACTGTTGTGGTGGCGCCAACTGGAATTGCGGCTTTAAATGCAGGTGGTGTTACGATTCATTCGATGTTTCAATTGCCTTTTGGTGGATTCATTCCTTCGTTTAATGTTGAATCTCAATTTTCGGAAACGGTAAAATTTGAATCCAAAGATACCTTGCGCAGGCATTTTAAAATGAGCGGTCTTAAGAAATCGGTGATTCGTAATATGGAACTGCTGATTATTGACGAGGTGAGTATGTTGCGTGCCGATTTGCTGGACGCCATGGATTACATGATGCAAACGGTTCGAAAAAAAGCAACGCCTTTTGGTGGGGTACAAGTTTTATATATAGGAGATTTATTACAATTACCGCCAGTTATTCGTGATGAAGAATGGCGCACCTTAAAGAATTATTACAAAGGGAAATTCTTTTTTCATTCGCATGTGGTCCAACAAAATCCGCCCTTGTACATTGAATTGTCTAAGATTTTCCGTCAAACCGATGACAAGTTTATCGCTGTTTTGAATAATTTGCGCAATAATCAGATTTCTAAAGAGGATGTTGAAGTGCTCAATGAATACGTAAAACCGGATTTTGATTTAAAAGCGAACAAGGGTTATATTACGCTGACGACTCATAACGCAAAAGCCGATGCAATAAATGCCCAAGCTTTGGAGGATTTGGAGGGAAAACTGACAAGTTACAAACCGGACATTGTGGGTGATTTTCCCGAAAAGATTTTTCCGGTCGACGAGTATTTGCAATTGAAAATAGGAGCACAGGTGATGTTCGTTAAAAATGATCTCTCTGCGGATAAGCATTATTTCAACGGAAAAATGGGTGTTATCAAATCGCTTTCGAGTCAGGAGATTCTTGTTTATTTTCCGGAAGAAGACAAAATGATTGAAGTCGAAAAATACGAATGGCAGAACATCCGCTACAAGCTTGATGAGATGACCAAAGAAATAGAAGAGGAGGTTTTGGGCACTTTTGTGCATTATCCGATCAAGTTGGCTTGGGCCATTACCGTACATAAAAGCCAAGGTTTGACTTTTGACAAAGCAGCGCTCGATGTTTCGCAGGTTTTTCTGCCGGGGCAGGCCTATGTGGCACTTTCGCGTTTACGTTCCTTAAATGGGCTTGTTTTGCTTTCTCCGCTGCGCATGAACGGTATTTCTAACGATCAGGATGTGATGGATTATGCGCTGAACAAAGCTTCGGAGGAATTGTTGAAGAATTCATTGCATTTTGAAACCAAAAATTTTATCCATAATTACCTGATTAATAGTTTTGATTGGGCCGATTTGGCTCAGGAATGGCGGAATCACAAATTCAGTTATTCGGATAAATCAGAAACTTCGGGCAAATCGAAGAATGCGCTTTGGGCAACGAAGCAAATGCAGGCTATCGACTCACTTTTGGATCCATCCAAAAAGTTCATGCAGCAATTGAATAAAATATTTGCAAATGAAACCGTCGATTTAATTCATGTTTCGGATAGAATAGAGGCGGCCTTGAATTATTTTTGGGCACCAATGGACGAGTTGGTTTTTGAAGTCCTTTGGAAAATAGAGGAAGTAAAACGAACCAAAAAAGCAAAAGCTTATTACGAAGAATTGTCGGTGCTGGAAGAATTGCAAACCAAAGCGGTTTTGCGATTGATGAAGGCAAAACTGTTGATGGCGGTTGTCGTTTCGGGTGAAACTATTTCGAAAGAGAAATTGACTTCGGACGAAATTAAAAAATACAAATCCCGAAAAACGGAAGTGATTGCTACGCAATTCAAGAAGTTAAACATCAGCCTGATTGAAGACGATAAGGATGTAGAGCGTTACACTTCAAAAAAATCTGCTCCGAAAGCGCCAAAGAAATCTACTGTGGAAGAAACCTATGATTTGTGGCTGCATAAAAATTCGATTGAAGATATTGCCAGAATCCGTAAACTCACCACACAAACGGTGGAAAGCCATTTGGTTAAATTGATTCAATCCAAAAAAATTGCTGTCAGTGACGTAATGCCGCAGGATAAAATTGAGGAATTAAGCGAAGCTTTCAAATATTACAAAGAAGAATCGCTGAACGCAATGAAAGAACAATTTGGCGAAAAATACACTTGGGACGAATTAAGGATGTTTAAAGCGAGTTTGAATTAA